A single genomic interval of Antechinus flavipes isolate AdamAnt ecotype Samford, QLD, Australia chromosome 1, AdamAnt_v2, whole genome shotgun sequence harbors:
- the ZBED3 gene encoding zinc finger BED domain-containing protein 3, giving the protein MEEGGPYIDALRSVAPAAHGRGARYSEAWEYFHLPLAHSGLPASQYATCRLCGKQVSRGPGFNVGTTALWKHLKSMHKQELEKSGPRQPGLRPEAPLPPLPPSPPGVEGDWGRLMEQMGALALRASQRERELEKRERAVERRERVLELRKRAIEEEEKELSEKRQELQAEKEELRARLLLVCQRESALALATAPLATLVKEEQEDRGEGCFVPKVLF; this is encoded by the coding sequence atggaagaaggtGGCCCTTACATCGACGCCCTCAGAAGCGTTGCCCCTGCCGCCCATGGCCGCGGAGCGAGATACTCGGAAGCCTGGGAGTACTTTCACCTGCCCCTGGCCCACTCCGGCCTCCCCGCCAGTCAGTACGCCACCTGCCGGCTGTGTGGGAAGCAGGTCAGCCGGGGCCCGGGCTTCAACGTGGGAACTACGGCTCTGTGGAAGCACCTGAAGAGCATGCATAAGCAGGAGCTGGAAAAGAGCGGGCCCCGGCAGCCTGGCCTTCGCCCCGAAGCCCCGCTGCCGCCCCTGCCGCCCTCCCCGCCCGGCGTGGAGGGGGACTGGGGGCGCCTGATGGAGCAGATGGGAGCGCTGGCCTTGCGGGCGAGCCAGCGGGAGAGGGAGCTGGAGAAGCGGGAGCGGGCCGTGGAGCGGAGAGAGAGGGTCCTGGAGTTACGGAAGAGGGCCattgaggaggaggagaaggagttgTCGGAGAAGAGGCAGGAGCTGCAGGCCGAGAAGGAGGAGCTGCGCGCCCGGCTCCTGCTAGTTTGCCAGAGGGAGAGCGCTTTGGCCCTGGCCACCGCCCCTCTGGCCACCCTCGTcaaggaggagcaggaggaccGCGGCGAGGGCTGCTTCGTCCCCAAAGTCCTTTTCTAG